From a single Verrucomicrobiota bacterium genomic region:
- a CDS encoding FecR domain-containing protein: MRSPQYRGGAFGRNGMKKRHQELVDGYCSGILTDAEFVELENALRENPELQETLLEYRALESALRVSAAAETAQQIPKRAIGFFGQWRTQVYAVAATIALLLSGATIVWLSSPELDPLENPQYDDGVAVLTRALEAVWEGGKQPEPGDSIPPGHWKLSSGSAELEFYNGASVILQGPADLEIVSADGGILHAGKLRAQVPEHAHGFTITSPDVKLVDLGTAFGMDVDAVDGTDVHVFEGSVHLYETQPGLSREEGSELVAGEGRRVSLTAGSSSISIEPSDFLGPVELNRQSKERLQFKYSSWRNEFEESLSDPRLLVRYGFEQELENTRLLRNSSSNNEPGLVGSIIGARWSDGRWPGKEALDFKRPSDRVRITIPG, translated from the coding sequence ATGCGTTCGCCTCAATATCGCGGAGGCGCGTTTGGAAGGAACGGTATGAAGAAGCGGCATCAGGAGCTTGTAGACGGTTATTGCTCGGGTATTCTAACCGATGCGGAATTTGTTGAACTGGAAAATGCGTTGCGGGAAAATCCGGAGTTGCAGGAGACACTATTGGAATACCGAGCCCTGGAATCGGCACTGCGTGTGAGTGCAGCGGCTGAGACCGCGCAACAAATACCTAAACGTGCGATCGGATTCTTTGGCCAATGGCGAACTCAGGTATACGCCGTGGCGGCTACGATCGCCTTGCTGCTTTCCGGAGCTACAATAGTGTGGCTCAGCTCACCTGAACTGGATCCTTTGGAGAATCCGCAATACGACGACGGTGTTGCCGTGCTCACTCGTGCGCTTGAAGCCGTGTGGGAAGGAGGGAAGCAACCTGAGCCTGGTGATTCCATCCCGCCGGGCCATTGGAAGCTATCCAGCGGATCTGCGGAATTGGAGTTCTACAATGGCGCTTCGGTTATCCTGCAAGGACCAGCGGATCTGGAAATCGTATCCGCCGACGGTGGGATTTTACATGCAGGCAAGTTACGAGCCCAAGTTCCTGAGCACGCTCACGGTTTCACTATTACAAGTCCGGATGTAAAGCTTGTGGATCTTGGAACGGCCTTCGGAATGGATGTCGATGCAGTTGATGGAACGGATGTGCATGTCTTCGAGGGCAGTGTTCATCTCTACGAGACTCAACCAGGTCTGTCACGTGAGGAAGGCAGTGAACTGGTTGCCGGTGAAGGACGCAGAGTGAGCCTGACAGCCGGCTCGTCTTCCATTTCCATAGAGCCTTCCGACTTTCTAGGGCCGGTTGAATTGAATCGCCAGTCGAAGGAACGCCTGCAGTTCAAATATTCTTCCTGGAGAAATGAATTTGAGGAGTCCCTGAGCGATCCGCGGTTGCTGGTGCGTTACGGTTTTGAACAGGAACTGGAAAATACACGCCTCCTCAGAAATTCTTCATCGAACAACGAACCTGGCCTTGTCGGCTCTATCATCGGAGCCCGTTGGAGTGACGGCCGTTGGCCGGGAAAGGAAGCGCTCGACTTTAAGCGACCGAGCGACCGCGTCCGCATCACCATTCCTGGCGA
- a CDS encoding sigma-70 family RNA polymerase sigma factor yields MSGWEFIGFEIIFAIYPGNLWNYWSILLSMLDTSLTARHETFVRLFSKNENKVRAFVASLLPYWEGVDDVMQETSLVIWRKFEQFNVDSPESSFVAWAFTIARFEVLRYRRKHATERLVFSEDVYELLADKAEEIAADQTHRQTALQDCLTKLEPAQRQLIRIVYADGVSIKHAAQHVGRTPTGLYKALARIRKRLRRCVRLNIAEARLEGTV; encoded by the coding sequence GTGTCTGGGTGGGAATTTATCGGATTCGAAATTATTTTTGCAATTTACCCGGGCAATTTATGGAATTACTGGAGTATCCTACTTAGCATGCTTGATACATCGTTAACCGCACGGCACGAAACCTTCGTTCGCTTGTTTTCCAAAAACGAAAACAAAGTCCGCGCTTTTGTGGCTTCTCTCTTGCCGTATTGGGAGGGCGTAGACGACGTTATGCAGGAAACGAGCCTGGTGATCTGGCGAAAATTTGAGCAATTCAACGTGGACAGTCCGGAATCAAGCTTTGTTGCCTGGGCCTTTACTATCGCGCGTTTTGAGGTGCTGAGATACCGGCGTAAGCATGCTACCGAACGTCTTGTTTTCAGTGAAGATGTCTACGAGTTACTAGCCGATAAAGCGGAGGAAATTGCTGCTGATCAGACCCATCGGCAGACCGCATTGCAGGATTGTTTGACCAAGCTGGAGCCAGCCCAACGTCAATTGATCAGGATTGTTTATGCTGATGGCGTTTCGATTAAGCATGCTGCTCAGCACGTGGGCCGCACTCCAACTGGCCTCTACAAAGCACTGGCACGAATCAGAAAACGGCTCCGACGATGCGTTCGCCTCAATATCGCGGAGGCGCGTTTGGAAGGAACGGTATGA